The Crassostrea angulata isolate pt1a10 chromosome 1, ASM2561291v2, whole genome shotgun sequence nucleotide sequence ATGTCCTTTTCCTTCCAAAACTTTACATATTTTGTTCCACATTGATTTCTTTCTCAACTGTCCACTGTTAAGTAAATATTTGACAGAAGAAAGCACAGCATATAATACTGTGTCTTTATCACAACGAAATGTACCGCACGGAATGCTAACAGGACCGGTCATAATATTTaactcatcatcatcatcataacaCTGTTCTCATTAATATTTGTCTTCAAATTGTCTCCCTTTCGAATGAAAATTacgtattttttatgtatgaaatttgtaTGATTACGTCAAAACTTTCATTCTTTTGAATGAGAACATGTGTTGGGGCAATGCATAGATTATCTTTGTATGTTTTTGTCACCACAATCAGTGATTCACACTTCAAATTCACTTTGAATACCTCTCTATCCAACCATTATAGATAATCTAAAATTAGGACCATACCAGctaaaataagtaaataaagaaACGGCTAAAAATATCAGCTTGAAACAGAACAGAATTATAAActgaaaaatttcattcaatttataaCGATAATGCAATATGCCTAATGATTCAGAATAAAGCCTAAATGCCTAGTTGCAATTCCGATAGCTTACTGAGAAAGTCTTGAAAATGCTAAATTGAAAGTAAAAGGAACCGACAAGACTTTTTTGAGTCAATATTTCTGACACAACTAGTTTGCAATGTAAACTTTGTAAAGATATGAGAAACTACTTTACCTATGAATggtaagtatttaaaaaataatttcaaaatcccTTCATGACGTCATTCATCACTAAAACACACTTTATTCATACAACGCCCCGCTTTGATTTCTCAAGTTCAAAAGGAACCGCCATCTCAATatccaatgtaaacaaaacaagaatATTCCAATCCCGGATGAAGTAAATTACAAAACCAAATGAGGAGAAAATATTTCcgaaatacttatttttttaaatttgtgatttttctcattcctctctatatattctatatTGTATTGAAAATCGCCATTGTGATAACAATATGGCCGCTATGCAAATTAGTAAAATGTACACCATTTCTCCATATGGGTTTAAAATAGTTAAATCAATGTTGATTTCTCTGGAAAGAAGATCTAGAgtgtaaaacaaatttcagttttgtaCTTGTGATATATAAAAAGTCATGAATATGACGAACGTTATGCATTTGTGAAAAGAAATGTTGTATTCTAATTGGGAAACTGTTATGACAGTCACCAAAAGAGCTACCAAATGAACCTTATTCAAAATACTAAATCAAAcatattgataatttaaaaaaacgagTGATAACATTAGTTCCAATGTTATtagtatttcaatttttcatattgttcttgttagcaaattaattttattaaacgaGCGAATGTTAACATTGCCGTAGTTTATGGTAACGTTCCTCTTATTTTCCGTGACAAAAACCTGTCTCCTCAGAAGACCATCTCATTTTGCAATATTGCAGAATTTGGCAAAATGGTAGATCATGCAATGAAATCGTTTTAACTGCAATAAAGAACTTCAAATTTAgatgcattaaaatatttacaaaaaattttcaatggCAGCCCACGAACCAGTATAACAAACGGGATCAAGTAGATCCTGGTGCAGAAAGCAATCCATTCTGTCATGTCAATACACAGAGAAGGGTTGGTTTATTTTGGGGATGATGTTTCAGTACCAATGGGCTTTACCAGGCTGTATCGGTTATTTCTTAAATCTACTTTATGGTAAACATTTCCTTGATTTTCATTCACATGGGATCTGCTAACAAACATTTTGTCGTACACATTGTTCGGGCAATCCACGTATAGATTCGTATCGCTGTCAATTATTTGTTGGTTCTGTGTAGTTTCTAGTTCCTGTTCTACGTCTGTTCCCCTAAATGGTAAAAGAAAACTGACTTCTTTATTTGGTTCAATTTCATCGTATAGCACTGCTGGTTTTTTAAACTTAGTCTCTTTTATTTCCTTAGTAAGTTTGTCTTTCGTCTCTCTATTGacactgaaacaaaaacaaaaatatctgaCAATCTTTTATTCTAATTGAAAAGGAAAAGTTTTCAAACTATTATTTTACAgtgttttcttgattttcattcattcattcagatTGGGTTTGTTAACAAACATCTTATCCTACACGCTGTTCGGACATTCTACTTACGAATTTAAATCGCTGTCAATCATTTGTTTGTTCCCGGTAGTCTTTGTTTCGTTCTCTTCATTGGTTCTTCTTAAATGCGAAATAAAAGTGAGTTCAATCTCAGGTTCAATGGCATCGTACAATACTGCTGTTGCTGAAATTTTGGCCTCTCCCGTTTCCAAAGGAATTGCGTCTTTCTTCTCTTTGTAAACACTGCAACCAAACAAAAATGACTGGTAGTCTATCCTACTTGTAAGAAAGGAAACAAGTTAATGTGGCTTGGAACACCTTTGATATTAACGCGGATAAAAGGTCATTATAATCATAATGCTTTCACTGGTTGggaatttttaagtttttattacattatttgatcaaatatatgttttaaacaatttttgaaatagaaaaatatataggCCCCTGTGGGATTTTAACTCATGACTAACAGATCAGTAGTTTACGCTCCAACTTATAACACCGTTAGGTAACAATTTATAGggggaaaacaaaaaaatgatacttgattttattgtatatttcgATAGGAAAAGACGTCCCATACGACCTTAAAGTATTTCCTATTTGTTTAATTGTATAACTCTTATTTCATAAGTGGCAATTGAAACGAAACTCACCTCGAACGTCGCTGTTTATAAAAAGCTCGGATAGATAATATGCACACGCATATGACAATCACTCCCATTACCGCAACAGAAAGGACTGTAAAAGATGtgtatttcagatttttaagaACCATACATAAACTACAGTGTAATAGCAACGAATCATTTTAAACTTATTATTTGAGTAGCTATCTATTAtgttataaaacattttgtgaCAAAATGGTGTGACCAGAACTTCATTACATTTAATTtccttaacatatatatatatacgtatcgattttgtactatataacccataatacaaatgacgccaaaatgaggcgccggcggggtttgcttatttatatttaaagatttaatcgtacgatggcctaaaaatatataaatataagtaataaggaatcattctttgaatattatgaggtgataatttcagtcggGGCGTGATCCAATCTATCAtgaagcccttcgggctttattggatttgatcacgccccgaccaaaattatcacctccatgcgcggatccagaaaatttttccagggggggggggggtccgaaggataattgtgtttgccagggggggtccgaggcatattttcgcgataattttactatgtaaatttaataaattttcattttccagggggggtcgggaccccccccccccccgacccccccccctctagatccgcgcatgacctcataatactcaaagaatgattccttattccttatatatatatggggggggggggttgtgtgTGTGAAAGCTTATTATCAAACTCAAATGCCCTGCCATTGTTTTGCACGTTGTATATAGCCCTGACCAAATTAAACACAGGGTACACATTGTCAAGGAAGGACGGAAATTTACATCACTATATAAATATTTGagcattttatttctgaaatatgCATATTATACTGTTATGCATATTCAAAAGGTgtcaatttgaatttgataatcATATTACTTGAATATTGTCTGTGAATTATTTGTTTGCTTATTACACCTGTTTAcacaatgttatatcaacatgttactaaatatgtaaattaaagaatATTAGCATTAATACGTGATATAGGGAATTTGAATTTACAAACAAATGCAATACACAATCTCCCTGTCAACCATTTGTCACATTCTCTTGCAAGCAACaagaagatattttttgaataattattgCGGAGCGCTTGTTgtgataaatcattttatactGAGATGCTATTGGTCCGACAGCAagataaaaaagaatgaaaaatagAGGTTTATTTTGGACCATCAATCTTTAAGTTAGGTTGAGGTAACAGTAATGGAAAACCAGCCAAAGATATCGTGTGATGGCGATGTgatgtatattatgatatgatgagtatattttattacaataaacaatTGTAGGTgccggtacatgtatgtaaacatcattatatacttACTTGAAAGCACGAAAGGATCTGGAAATGAAATGGCACTCATTAGttacaattatattttaaagacGATAGTTTATCAAACTgaatgttattaaatatttgtttgtgaGAAAATTATGTTCGgagctttaaaggggcatggtcacgattttagtcaaattttatttttctgtttttattatttacaatgctttaaaaatgtatttctttttatcaaattaaatttgggtgccagtcgatgaattgtaagcaagatacagagcatacaattcttcgtcatgtaaacaaggctcgtgtcctgtttttgtttacataagttcaatataccagtaaaaaatcttttttgttccTTTGTTATTAAGAGACTGCACTAGATTTAGACTGCACTagattttttgatgaaaatagGAACACATAACATAGTTGAAGATGAAAATAGGCCATTTATTCCAATAAATGACAAAGATCTAAAAACCATTAAATATTGAGGGGGTCAGACGGGACTAGAAAAACACCGCtgatacattttcaaaatatatagcTTGTTgtgataaatcattttatactGAGATGTTATTGGTCCGACAGCAagataaaaaagaatgaaaaatattattttggaCCATCAATCTTTAAAGTCAGGTTGACGTAACAGTAATGGAAAACCAGCCAAAGATATCGTGTGATGGCGATGTgatgtatattatgatatgatgagtatattttattacaataaacTATTGTAGGTgccggtacatgtatgtaaacatcattatatacttACACGAAATCTCGAAAggatttgaaaatgaaatggcACTCATTAGttacaattatattttaaagacGATAGTTTATCAAACTGAAGTATTACAAGTACAGACACTGTATCGCCAATTAACAATGAAAGAACCTGATTAGATTAGATCACAATTGATAAAAAGGGCTTTGTGTgtctaaaaaataataatcatctCAACTCtatgttattaaatatttgtttgtgaGAAAATTATGTTCGGAGCTTTAAAGtattaaattacatttcaaagtaAATGACCCCAACTCTGCTGTCAATTCATGTTAATGTTGATGGGTTTTTTCTTCACATACTTATGAGTAACCAAACATAAAATTCATGAGAATATTGAAGCTAAAAATTCAATTAGGAAAGCCTCGCGAGAATTTGACGTTAATGAGAAATAGTGCATATGCCGaaaatacttgtacatgttCTAAAATATCAAGAATACAGTTTAATTTCAcattcatgttttatttaaacttgAATGTACtttgataaagaatataaaTGACTATTTGCACCTGGTAGTTGAGAAGCTATTGTAGACGACGTGTTGCTGATAATTGTTGTTTGATTCACAGACAGTGTTGTTTTCGAGCTAGTCTCTGGAATACTAGATGACTTCTGGTTTGTGGTAGATGAAATAAGACTGGTTGTGGATTGCGGTTCGCTTGTGGTGTAATGGGGTTGGCTTGTGTTGGCTTGTGTTGTATTGCAGTTCGCTTCCGTTGTATTGTGGTTCGCTTCCGTTGTATTGTGGTTCGCTTCCGTTAGACAGTGTTTGACATTAGATGTGTCAACTTTTGATTGTGGTGTTGTGGTTTCCATTTTTAGGGAGTTCGTTTGATCTGTTGTAGTCATCtggttaataaaaaatattttgaagtccattgataattatatttaactAGTTGTcttaaaaactgaaatatttgaTGCAAATTTACGGGTGTCTTTcatcttattattttataaaagatgcAATTTTATACATACCTTTTCTTGATAatgtaacaaacaaaaattcctAACGTACAACAACTTCCCTTTTGCAgcttaaaatgataaaaataaaaaatattgtgacACTTTGTAATTGGTGTGAATTATTTCCGGGAAAGATTTAGTTATTCAACAAGGCCCATTGTTTTAATGAACATTTGTCGAACAATCATTTAATTTGTATTACTTTTACTTACAGTTTGATTGttcaaaaatgaaatgtgaTCCTCACTGCTGTTgcaaaatagaatttaaaactCAAATTGTAATATGTGTGGTGAAGTAAGGAAAATGTATAAGAGGAAGAGGAATTTAAATCATATTGCGGTAAAAATTGGCAAACGCCTGTTGTTAccaaataaattgatattttgacgtCATTTTTCTCTTACCAGAATAACTTTTAACCTCAAACTAATAAAAATTAATCACATAACGCGCTCATTATTTTACTAGGGAAAAAATGATTTCACTGATATCTGTTTTGTTTCTAAAACGGAgtacaaatatatttaactAAGTTTATGTAGTTTCTCGGAGGGGGAGTACACATCGCGCCATATCGTATGTATTGCTCTTTTATGGCTTCTTGAATAGTTGAAGCTTAGAGCATCGATTTAATATGAAATCTGGAGATCAAGTAATCTTGCCTGGCTTTATCTAAACTCACGTGAAAATTATTTGGAATGCTGATATAAGACACCCGCTCTTTTACCTGATCACAGTTCATGCTTATCCCATTGCTTAGAAATGATGGAAACGAAACGGACTTTACTAAACTTGAAAAGGAAGTTTCCCCTGTAATATTTAGCATGTTGTTAAAGGGGAAATAAAACATGTCAACTCAGAAAGCAAAGTTAATTGTGAATAACATAAGAGAATACATTTTCTAATTCCGAAAATGCAATGTGTTAATTATTCCAAATTAAGAACGAAGACGAACACTCGGCTTTATCTATATTATAAACCCTTGAAAACAAAGGCCCTTATATAAACACTTAAGTTTTATAAGACTTTAGTACAATGTATTCCATATGAATGCCCATGTATTTAAgatgttttataaatttcataCTTCATAAATAGCTGAGAGAGAGTGAGAGggggagagagaaagaaagagggAGAGAAATAATAACATTCTTATTCAAACATTCACTTTGTAAtactgattttaaattttaaaaaaaaaattaagtggaGAATATATATCTTTTGTTTCAACATTGTAGTTTGTTCATTTTGGAAACATTACCAACAGGACTTTGTGAAGACTGTTAAGGAGAAAAAGATAAATCAGACTACCGCAGTTGCCCAACATCTCCAGACAGTGAGTCATCTGCAAATCTCTCccataaaaaaacatttgttgtttttgacaACGAAGCAATAGGATGGTCTCGGTCGTCTGATATAGCACAGCTTTTTTTCATATGATGGCAAGAGTTACTTGAATTATAACATTGATATGTACCAAAAAGCAAGGGATATTACAGGGTTGTCTTATTATTCATAGAAGAATCACACGAATCGTCATGGTAAACGGTAGACAACACCAGTATAAATCggggatttttaaattttcgtaAATCAAAGAGATGTCCCGTACTTGTTTagcaaaaaatttaattttcaactGTTCCACTATGCtttagatattttgaaaattcttagTATGATGCACATAGGGTCTTAAAGATAAGATGTTTAAAGTTTATATCAGCTATTTGAAGAGAAACTGCACTGTTATTGTcgaaaaaaataacacatttcaATTTCAGGTGACGAAATTAGAAGCCTGCTTTACATCtgtaatttttgaaaagaaaattccaaAGGCTAAAGCAAGACGTCTTGCGTTCTCTGGATATGGTTTGAACTTTTTAAGTCTTCCGTTCAAGGGAGATCGGAACTTTGGTGTAAAAAGTATTCTACAAGAGCgcgatttaaaaaagaagatcaAGGTGTTATCCAAACTTTTATTTGGGGCCAAATGTACAGAGAAATAGAACTGTTTTATTGTTCCTGTCAAATATTAACTTAAAtatctgtctatctgtctggcTGATATTCTGTTGACTTGtgttttattattgaattaattttatatacgtaaataataaaattaatcttAATCACCAGTACAAGGTCTTATTCATTTAAGTCAATTTAGTTTGAAACTTCCTTTATTGTTTAGGTGAAAAACAATAACGCCATCTGACAATTTTAAATGACTATTTAAGACCAGTTCTCTGTAAAAATCACACATATTCAAAATAGGGTGGACACAGCATCTCTCAGAATTTCTTGAAACTTGTCACATGGTATCATATTAGGTTGAAACTAACATGCatgaccatttttttttctcagccTCTCCCGTTACCATGGTAACAGGAATGcaaaatttttgaccaaaatggCCGATTTTTTGCATAGCTATTTTGTAAAAACTAGGCTTTTTACATGATTTGTTTTACACCCCTGCATCATACTGAACCCTGATtactaatattttttgaaactaCTATACCAACACTTTAGATtgacatattttatattttgcatgaatattttgaaacattgtAATACTAAGTACTAAAGTTGCTAAAATagggtttgaaaattttgaaaaaaaaatgaaaaaattgaatcaagttggatcaaaataaaagaaatatgcaGGATCATCAAGAAATATCACTTACATCATCTAAAACTAGAGgctacataaaatgaaaatcattagAAATATTCATGGGCAAATAATTACAAATGTTGTTTGCAACCAAATGAAAAATCGTCAAATTGGCAATATGCCAAATTTaagatttcatacatgtatcatgtagCATCATACAGAAtctttttataacaataatgaAACCAATTAAAGCTTTACAGCTGAACAAATATTACAGTATTTGaaacatatattgaaaaaatatgattataaatgAAAGGTTTCATGGAATAATTCTggaacaacaaccccccccccccccaattcatgTATATGCCAaacacatgtaacaattttcatacatgtatcacgTTGTGTGTCATAC carries:
- the LOC128184325 gene encoding uncharacterized protein LOC128184325 isoform X2, whose protein sequence is MTTTDQTNSLKMETTTPQSKVDTSNVKHCLTEANHNTTEANHNTTEANCNTTQANTSQPHYTTSEPQSTTSLISSTTNQKSSSIPETSSKTTLSVNQTTIISNTSSTIASQLPDPFVLSILSVAVMGVIVICVCILSIRAFYKQRRSSVYKEKKDAIPLETGEAKISATAVLYDAIEPEIELTFISHLRRTNEENETKTTGNKQMIDSDLNSGTDVEQELETTQNQQIIDSDTNLYVDCPNNVYDKMFVSRSHVNENQGNVYHKVDLRNNRYSLVKPIGTETSSPK
- the LOC128184325 gene encoding uncharacterized protein LOC128184325 isoform X1 is translated as MTTTDQTNSLKMETTTPQSKVDTSNVKHCLTEANHNTTEANHNTTEANCNTTQANTSQPHYTTSEPQSTTSLISSTTNQKSSSIPETSSKTTLSVNQTTIISNTSSTIASQLPDPFVLSILSVAVMGVIVICVCILSIRAFYKQRRSSVYKEKKDAIPLETGEAKISATAVLYDAIEPEIELTFISHLRRTNEENETKTTGNKQMIDSDLNSVNRETKDKLTKEIKETKFKKPAVLYDEIEPNKEVSFLLPFRGTDVEQELETTQNQQIIDSDTNLYVDCPNNVYDKMFVSRSHVNENQGNVYHKVDLRNNRYSLVKPIGTETSSPK